The Natribaculum luteum genome contains the following window.
ACGTCAGCAGAGTTCACCACGAACGAGACAACTGACTCGAGGCCAAAGCGATCGGCTACATCGTTGGGAGATGCTTCGAGTTCGACCGCCCGGGAGATTATCGACGTCGTCGACGGGGTGATGGCCGATGAGTGATGGAACGCTTCTGTTCGAGATCGTCGAGGCACTCGAGAAGCAGGGACTCGGCCGCAATGAATACCAACTGCAGCGGGTGATCGACGTCGAAGCACTCGAGCAACTTGTGGACTCAGCAGATCCACACACTGATCTCGGAATTCAATTCACGGATAGTGAGTTCCGCGTGTTGGTTACAGACTCCAGAGTAACTGTCACTAGAATGTGATTTCTGTCAGACACCACTGATATCGTCTGGAACAACGGTGAAATCGAGAGTGCGGAAATCACGTCGGTCAAATGTGAAAACGTGCTCGATGCCACAATCGGCAGCGAGGACAGCACTCGAGTGATCAACAAACGAAATCTGCTGATCATCGTATTCGGCAAATTGTTCGCAGCTTCGATCAAAGGCGTTCCCACCAACTGAAAGAACGTTGAAGCTACTGGCTTTTCGAATGGTCTCAAGTGCGTTTACCGCTGCTCGGTGGCTGACTTTTCGAAGCATGAGGGTCGCAAGTTCAGAGAGAACGTACCGGCTCGTGAACAACGGATCAAATCGGAGGTCGCCTGAACGGATTCCATCGAAGACGGCAGTTGCACGCTCGTGCTCCGCAGCCCGCTCGTTGAACCGAGCGAAGAATGCGGCAGTATCGATGAACAATGGCTCTGGTGCAGTTGTCATTTGATACCGCTAGCTGTAGAGGATGTCGTCGATATCCTCAGCACTCATCTCTTCGCCGGCATAGGTTTCCGCCTCCCAGAAAGTATCGTCTGGATCAACATGCTGGACGATGTATGTGTCCTCTTCTAGGCTCCAGACTAACGACGTCCCAATCTTCTTGCAGCTGACTTTCCCCTGATCCTCGAGTCGGCGTAGGCGACGGTCGGCGTTCTGCCGTGTCACACCAACTGCCTCAGCAATCTCCGATGTGCCAGCCGGCTCCCGCTCAGCGACGGCTGCAAGATACTCCCGGTCGGTATGCTCGGCCTGGAAGTGACCACGGTCGTCGCGATTATTTCCGCTCATACCTACGGATATTCTCTCTAGCGTCTTAACGGTTTGCTCGGGAGCAACCCGAAACGATTCGAGCCATGCGTAGTGTTGACTGACTTGCCAATAATACCGGCTTCTAACGATGAAGGCTCCTGCTCCAAGGCGATAATTCGATAGATTACTAATCCTAGAGGGCGTCACAGAAGTCTTCTCACGGCATTGATTACAACTCCCCCTACGGTGAATAACACGATAGGTGAGTATGCAAATATCTCGTATAGGACCCCTTCCAAGAATGTGATATCACTCCGAGGAAATGGAAGATTCTCGTTCTTTCCACACGGCAAAGAGCCCGCGGAAGAACAATCCAATGAATCCGATCAACAGCAGAATTGCACTAATCAGCCCGATTGAGTGGGGAAATGCGATGAGAGTTCCTTCTTCAAGTCCGATCAGTACTTGGTAGCTAAGCCAGAAGATGAATGCTGGAACAAAATATCGTCTACTACGGCCGGTTTCGGTTATTTTTGGGGCGATCAAGAGAGCACAAATCCCGAACAGTGGAATGAGGATCTCGATAACGTTCTGTTCTCCACCGAACCACTCGATCATTGTTATAGAACGTATATCACAAGAACTTATTTTCACTCATTCACCCTCAAGTAGGGATAACTGCACAACCTGTACTTATTGAATCTGGGTACGGCATAGTAGATGAGAGACCTATTCTATGACACTCTCATCCTAGGTTACTAATCCAGCATTGTATTCCAGAGTACAGACAGGACGAAGCAGGCAGCCATTGTCCGAATCCATCTACCAGTTCCAGCAGCAACCGCGACTAGCGAAAGCGCTCGAGTTCCGCCGTTCGGTTTCTGTGGTGCCACATGGGCGGACACCATGACAGAACATCTAACACTCTCGGAGTTCGCCACGAATGAGACAACTGACTCGAGGCAGGCCAGTCAGCGATCGACTGACGAGACCGTGACGATGACGGCCGACGAGCGGGTCGCAACGTACCTCATCGAAGACCAGATGGCAGATCTCACAGACGCAATCCGCGAAGCCGTCCAAAACGGCATCGACAGTCCCGGGTCATCCCGTGTGCTGGTTAGCGTCTCGCCCGGGCAATCGCTCATCCTCGATGACGGCGCTGGCGTCGATCTCGAGTCGACAGAGGGGCGACGCAATCTCTCAGTGCTTGGCGCAGGAAACAAGCAACGATCAGACGACGAGACAATTGGTGAGTGGGGCATCGGCAAGGGTGCGATCATCGCAAAGGGTGCCGTTCGTATCTGGAGTCACGACACCGCACTGTGTTTCGACTACCGCGATCAACGCGACTCGGGACCGTGGGCAGACATCAGCGGTCGCGACGGCCAACTTGTAGAGGTCGACCACCACCTCGAGGGGATGCTCGTCGAGATCGATCACTACGAAGACGAAGTGCCCGATCCAGACAGCTACCGGTGGCGGCGCTACGTTCGCAATCTTCGCAAACGCTTCGCGTACGTGCAATCCCGGACAGGCGTCTCGGTCGTGATCAACGGTGAACCGGTCGATCAGGGGGATCCACTCGAGGCAGTGGCCGACTCGCCACACCCATCACTTGTTCGCGAAACCGAGGAGGCGATCCTCGCACTCGAGTACACGCCTCACGAGGGACTCGACATCTACAGCAACGGGCTCTACGTCACGACGAAGCGCGAGTACGGACTTGGTGGGCTCGTCGTCTCGAAGGGGAATCTGACGCTGAACTTTGCGCGTAACGACATCCAGTCCGGCTGTGACCGCTGGCAGCGGATCGACCACGCACTCGAGCAGGCGCGTGATGACCTGTACGCAAATGTCTCAGACGACCGGCTGACTGCCGAGAGCCGTGAAGTGATGGTCGAAGCGATGGCGTCCGAGTCATCGGACGAGCAGTGGACCGATCGCAAACTGTTCCAGCTGGCAACCGAATCCCGCATCAGCCTCGAGGAGATCCAAGCGGCCCCAAAGATCGGGTGGGTCGACGGCGCTCAGAAAGGCGCAGATAAACTCGTCGAGCGTGGCTACGTCGTCCTTGATACGAGCGATGCGGCAACTCAACGACTTCACGACCTTGCCACCGACGAGAACACATCGATAGCGGTGCCGGAAACGTTCGATGTCGGTGAGCAGGCAACATCAGAGGGCGTTTGGACGGGCTATCATCGCATCGAGGACGAATCGCAGTTGAACGCTGACCAGCGGCGGTATCTGCTCTTTGCTCGAGTGTTGGCCTCGGAGCTTGGGATCGATCGGGATGTGCACTATGGTGAAGCGAGTGCCGATGCCTGGACTGACGGCAGAACGTACATCGTGATCACTGACTCCGCTGTAACGAGCCGGCAGCGTGCGGTCTGGATGCACGACCTGTATCTCGTGGTGTTGCACGAAGCAGCCCACGAGACCTCGAGTACGGATCAACCGTCACACGGACACCATTTCGAGAGCACGTTTCGCTCACTGATCGAGGATCCAGCGAACCGCGAAACGTTTGCGACACTTGTCCAGGCGGTTGTTGATAATGGGTTCGAGGCTGTGTTCGACGATGCTGAGGTGCAACTGCAGATGGGTGACTGAGTGACAGAAGCCGATTTTCGATGGTTGGACCAAATACATTATTGCTCACTACCTATCAGCATCGGACGGCGGGAGGGGAGATTCGAACGGTCTTCCACCTCTCTCGCTGGGACATCTTCGGGGGCTCCACAGTCGACCCATCCGCAAGTCCACCACCACCACCATCACTATCGCCCCCCGTTTCCCTCTCTGAACGTCGATTGTTGCCGCTTGAGCCGCCAATGAGCAGATACTGCTCTGCTAGGTTCGAAGCGTTCAAGCAACTTGTCGTGTCTCGAGGCTGATTTGGATCGGCAGGTCTCGAGCGGAACAGGGTTATTTTTCTGGAGTCGTTATTCGAAACTCGCCATCGACTTCGTAGACGTAGCCGCGCTCGAGGAGCCGAGTAAGTGCATACGTGGCATCTTCAGGCTCAAGTGCCAGACCGTCAGCGTCGAGAAGGATCTCGACGGCTTGGTCTCGAGAAAAGGAGTGATCGTCACTGTCGGCCGTCTGTGCACAGAGACGGTCGTAGCACTCGAGAATCCACTCCGCCAACGGCGGGCGTGGGTCGCTGGAATCAGCCATCATTGCTCTGTATAGGGAACTGAAACCATTAAACCACCTGACTGCGGCGTCGCTAATTCCAATACTCGCTCTTATGTCGCCTTTATGGAGAACTGCGGAAAGCCCCATTGACATCCTCCTCCGCGTAAACGCAGAGGAATCCTGAGCGTTGGAGATTTCAGGTTTGCAGTCCCACCGAACCCCGACGCGGTGAGAATCCGTGTGGGGTTCACGGACTGTGGCGAGTAGGACTGCTGGGAGTGCCAAGCCCCCGGTACTCCTATCCTCCGTCGTGTTCGGACTCCCGGAGTTGTTTTTGCCTCGGGGAGTCCGGCAGACTTCGGCGGACTTGGAGTTACTTTCTGTGGTGCTTTCAAGCAGTCGGGAACTGCATCGGTTCAGTATAGGAACCGACCGTTCACCTAACTGGTTCCGATTACTGTCTCATTGCTTGGGGCGGACAGGCCGCCATCGTAGGACTGACGGGAATCGCTCCGTTCCCAGCCTGAGTCCTATCCATACGTAGGATTTCTATCACTTTAAGCTACGGATTGCCAAATCTCAGAGTGGCTATTGCAGCGTAGATTGACTCCGGGTTGTCGGATTCATCCTGCGGCTTCAGCCGCAGGTATTCTCCTTGACCTCTATAACGAGGCAATCGATGGTAGTTTCGAGGGATTCGCTCGGAGGTTCAGCAAGCGTTATCATGACCGATCCAGACATCCTCGACGGCCGGTCAGCCGATCAGGAGCGATTTGAAACCGAACTTCTCGCCTGAATTCTGATCTTGCTGCAGGAGATGACCCTGACGACACCAGTCGTTCGGTGATATGATACTCCAGACCGTCCATGGATAGGCTTATACTCCATGAATTCTAATTTATTCATGAACAGGGTGAGTTCCGATGAGTGAGTCCACATACGTCCAGACCGAACTGTCGGACGAAGAATACCGTCACTTCAAATCGCTCGCCCAAGAGCGGGGCCTCTCGCTCACGGCGGCCTTACATGAAGCGGCCGAAGTCTGGATGGAACAACAGGACCAGGTCGATCCAGACGATCCACTGTTCGCGATTCTCGACCAGCTCGATCAAGAGCCAGTGCCCGAGACACCACGGACGAACGCCGCCACAGAAGATGATCTGGTTGAGGAGTGGCGTGGAGACACGGCTGGGATCCGATTCTCGGGGACTCCCGACAGCGAGGAGTGAATGGGCCGTTCGATTGATACCGACACTGGGCCGGTGTCCGCGGGGGACTTCGAGCCTGAACGACTCATAGTGATTAGTTCGAATCTTTACCGGTAAGATACGGCCAAATGCTGGGTTCGCTGATTGTTTTTACACCTCGTGAGATGTAGTCTTTCAGCGACGAGAGATCAGGGACGAGTCGATACTTGAACCACTCTTGCAGCTGGTCCCAACACCCTTCGACGGCGTTCAATTCGGGGAGTTTTGACGGGAAGTACCAGACTTCGAGATCGTCTCCGCGCACGCACGAGACCGAACTGTCTCCGACAGTTTCGGTCTCGCGCTCACCACTCACGTGCTCCCAGAGATCCCTCGCATAGAAGTAGCCCGCTCGATCCAGAAACACCACTAACTCCTCACCGAACCGCTCGGTTAACGCCTCTAACAGCCGAATCCCATGGTTCCGTGTGAGATTCTCTTCTGTCCAGCAGAAGAAGCTGTCACCGTCGTCGGTGACAGCGCCCAGCACGGTCACTGAATCCCACGACGTTGCAACCTCTATTGTCGGATTTGAGCCAATCGGGTAGAAGCCACGTCGTTGGACAGTTCCGACGTGTTTGGTGAACTGATCGACAACAACGACGGTTTTGTCGGTTAGTTCGGGTCGTTTTTTTCGACTGTTTCTTGGAACTCGGCTTTCTCTTCAGGGTCGGCTTCATGATGTTGAGGCCGTGCTGTCCGCAAGGACAGCCCGGCCTCTTTCAGCAAGTCGTACGCGTAGGTTTCGTGGTATTCGACGCCGTATTCCTCTTTGGCGTGATGGAGCAACAGTTTCGCTGACCACGCTTGCTGGTCGTAGCCGAGTTCGGTCGGCGGCTGTTGCAGTTGTTCGAACAGTTGCTCACGGTCTTCGCCCTCGATTTTTGCTGGACCTCCTGGTCGAGGAGCGTCGTACGGTGCCTGCTCGATCGGTTCTTCCTCGAACCGATCGAGCCAGTTGCGAATCGTTTTCTCGACAACACCGTGGCGATCAGCTAGTGTCTCCAGTTGATCGCCCTGCTTACGCCCAATCGCCGCGAGAACACGTTCTCGCGGCTTCCCTTTGTCGATCTGGTCCTTTAGATCATAGAGTTCTTCGAGCGTGATGTCGTCGAGCCGACCCATTACCAATACCAGTGTCTCTATAGGTAAAACATTTCCCTAGACACTATCACCCATCGGGTGTTTCTTGGGCCGAAGTTCCTGTTCGCGTTTTTCAATCCGAACGACGAACTGCACGGCGCATCGCGAGCGCTCGCCGAGTTCGCACGCAGCGGGGATCTTCCATATCGACAGTTTATCGTTAACGAGCACGCGCTCGACGAGGCGGCAACGCGACTGAAAAAGCGTGCGTTGCTTCGATACGCCGAGTTGCTATTCAAAGCGGTCGATGAAAGTGGGCTGTTTCGCTTCGAGCGTGTTCCCGATGAGGCATTCGAGCAGGGTCGCGATAGATTCATCGAGTGGGACGGCAACGACGCCTCATTCACGGACTTTGTCATTTCGAGTCACATGGAGGAACTGGGTGTCGACCACATTGCGACGTACGATCGACACTACCAGCTATTCGATGTCGTGACGATTCCGCACATCGATCTGGGATAGTAGCCTCGCTGAGGTGGTGGTGGTCGCCAGTAGCCTCGTGGTCGGGGGGCGTGTCCTCGCTACCCGGGGTGTGTTGAGAGAGCGTATTCGGTCACGTCTGTGTCATCGGGATGTTTGTCAACGCCAGGAAGCGCGAAGCGCGCTCAACGACCGTGCCTCAAGTGAGTTCCCATGACTGGTCCAGATATACTCGACGACACTGGAGATGATCACGAGCGGCTCGAAACCGAACTCCTCGCACAGGACCGGGATATTGCTCAGGTATCGACGGCGGACGTTGATGAGACGACCGCACGACACCTTGTGAATGACCTCGTCGACGACAGTGTCGTGACGGCGGTCGCCGAACAGCGAATCCTCGTGCACGAACCGAGTGGCGAAGCCTTCGACTCGATTCAGCAGGTCGCCGTCTTCCATCGTGGCTGGTCGGCTGCCCGTGACGCTGGTGAGGCAGACAAGTGATGCAGCAGACGCTTTCGGACTGTACCTTCTGTAATACAGTATTCTAATCTGCGACAGGAGTAGCGTATTCCGGGAGAAAGACAAGCGGGATCACCACGCCTGCGACGGCTGTGGCCTCGTCGTCGACACACTTGCCGCATTCACGCGGTTTTCGTGTCGAATTTGGATATCTCGAAGGCACGCTCCAACTCTGCACCAGCTGTAGTTTCGATGGCCCCGTGCCGTACTGGACGCGTGACCTCGAGGAGTATCTCGTCACTCTGTCGGCGGAGTGTGCCGTTAGAGCCATATCGTACCCACATGCAGGAACTCCCCTTCGTGATCCAACAAACACTCCAAACAGCTATGGTCCAACGGAATCCACACTATCCATGTCGAGCGGCACCATCGATATCGACGAGTTCGAGAACGCCGACGACGATAAATTCGAGGAACGAAACGACACCGAGCGGATCGTGCTGTTCCTCGACGAGAACGACGACCGGGCGTGGAAGGCAGCGGCGATCGCCGAGCAACTCGAGCTGGATACGGATGCTGTCAGTGCGATCCTCTCGCGACTGAAGGAACGAGGTCTCGTGCGGCACAAGCGGCCGTACTGGGCGATTACTGACGATGAGGAACGGCTCCAGGCCGCCTACCGGCTTCACCAGCACCACCAGACTGCAGACGAGCAGTACGGCGAGGAGCATCTCGAGAAGTTGAAGACAGACGAGATGGAGGAGGTGCGGTGACAGCGTTCGGTCAGGTACCCACTGCCTTCAGTCGTGGGAGGAGGTCAATGACCGCTAAGCTCGTTCCGAGATCGGAGAATGTTCCTCCGAAGTCGAGGTAACTAGTGAGCTAAATTAGTTGTTGTCAAAATCCCCACGATCTCATCATCATCAACGACTGGGAGGTGTTGAACCGAATGCTCTCTCTTGACCTCCTCCACGCCCTAAAGAGCGTGGAATCCGACCATTGGATTTCCGCCGGATGTGGCGTTCGAGGTTCCAACCCGCACTCAGAGGGAACCGGCGACACACCGGGGGAACTCTCGTTTCCTCCTTCATATAGGGCTGTGGCCCGGTCAATGAGGCCCCATCGAATACCATGTCATCGCCGTGCTAACCACCGCTGGCTCGCTTCCCCTTGTGGTTCGGGGACGGCATCTCACGGTATTCGTAGCAGTTCATGTTACTCGGGACTACAGCAAAACGATTCTGGTCGAAATCCGCCCCCGCTCACTGACTGCGGGTGGTTCGCTGGGCCTACCGCTTGCCCTCCACCTAAAGTCGGAGGTATGCGCTATCGGTCTGTATCACTCACAACGGTCGTACAATTGAGTTTCCCCATGGATCCACAGGTGACGACGGCGTTCCAAGAGATCAAACAGAACATCAAGCGGACCGTCAACCAGTGAAATCCAACGCTGTATGGCGATTCAACACAGCCGACAGTTGCGTCGGTGTACTCGGTCTTTCTAGCGCACTGATTTGGGTTCAACTCGGTGATGTTGAGGCGACAACGAGAGCTCGAGTTGATTCCGAAGTTGCGAATAGCCCCGTTGAGGAGAACATATTAGTACTTGCTTGTATAAGCTAGTGCTGATATGGCAGAGGATGCGATCGCTGACGGAACCACGGAAGAAGCTGAGACCTGCTGTGCACCGCCCGGCGATGTCGACTCAGACGCAATGACGACGGACCTCCAAGTGCTAACCGCGATGGGGAACGACACGCGATACGAACTGCTTCGCCGAATCGCGAACGCGGATGACGGCGTTTGCGTCTGCGATCTCGAAGCCGCAGTCGGCGTCAGTCAGAGTGCCGTCAGCCAAGCGCTCTCCCGCTTGTACACCGCAGGGCTGGTCACGCGCCGCAAGGAGGGGTCATGGCGGTACTACGAACCGACTGAGACGACCGCGGCCCTCCTCGAAACACTCGACGACCTGCGAGGTACCCATGAATAACGATACTGATACGGTGGCCGGTGACCGTGACCCCGAGGAGACCCGTGAGATGGTGCGCGAACGCTACGGGACTATCGCTTCGGACGGGCAGGACTGCTGTGGCGATGTCGGCATCGATGTCACCGACGACGGTGGGTGCTGTGG
Protein-coding sequences here:
- a CDS encoding winged helix-turn-helix domain-containing protein, which gives rise to MSGNNRDDRGHFQAEHTDREYLAAVAEREPAGTSEIAEAVGVTRQNADRRLRRLEDQGKVSCKKIGTSLVWSLEEDTYIVQHVDPDDTFWEAETYAGEEMSAEDIDDILYS
- a CDS encoding CBS domain-containing protein is translated as MEEVKREHSVQHLPVVDDDEIVGILTTTNLAH
- a CDS encoding MarR family transcriptional regulator, which produces MSSGTIDIDEFENADDDKFEERNDTERIVLFLDENDDRAWKAAAIAEQLELDTDAVSAILSRLKERGLVRHKRPYWAITDDEERLQAAYRLHQHHQTADEQYGEEHLEKLKTDEMEEVR
- a CDS encoding IS630 family transposase, producing the protein MGRLDDITLEELYDLKDQIDKGKPRERVLAAIGRKQGDQLETLADRHGVVEKTIRNWLDRFEEEPIEQAPYDAPRPGGPAKIEGEDREQLFEQLQQPPTELGYDQQAWSAKLLLHHAKEEYGVEYHETYAYDLLKEAGLSLRTARPQHHEADPEEKAEFQETVEKNDPN
- a CDS encoding type II toxin-antitoxin system VapC family toxin; protein product: MTTAPEPLFIDTAAFFARFNERAAEHERATAVFDGIRSGDLRFDPLFTSRYVLSELATLMLRKVSHRAAVNALETIRKASSFNVLSVGGNAFDRSCEQFAEYDDQQISFVDHSSAVLAADCGIEHVFTFDRRDFRTLDFTVVPDDISGV
- a CDS encoding ATP-binding protein, translating into MTEHLTLSEFATNETTDSRQASQRSTDETVTMTADERVATYLIEDQMADLTDAIREAVQNGIDSPGSSRVLVSVSPGQSLILDDGAGVDLESTEGRRNLSVLGAGNKQRSDDETIGEWGIGKGAIIAKGAVRIWSHDTALCFDYRDQRDSGPWADISGRDGQLVEVDHHLEGMLVEIDHYEDEVPDPDSYRWRRYVRNLRKRFAYVQSRTGVSVVINGEPVDQGDPLEAVADSPHPSLVRETEEAILALEYTPHEGLDIYSNGLYVTTKREYGLGGLVVSKGNLTLNFARNDIQSGCDRWQRIDHALEQARDDLYANVSDDRLTAESREVMVEAMASESSDEQWTDRKLFQLATESRISLEEIQAAPKIGWVDGAQKGADKLVERGYVVLDTSDAATQRLHDLATDENTSIAVPETFDVGEQATSEGVWTGYHRIEDESQLNADQRRYLLFARVLASELGIDRDVHYGEASADAWTDGRTYIVITDSAVTSRQRAVWMHDLYLVVLHEAAHETSSTDQPSHGHHFESTFRSLIEDPANRETFATLVQAVVDNGFEAVFDDAEVQLQMGD
- a CDS encoding ArsR/SmtB family transcription factor, producing MAEDAIADGTTEEAETCCAPPGDVDSDAMTTDLQVLTAMGNDTRYELLRRIANADDGVCVCDLEAAVGVSQSAVSQALSRLYTAGLVTRRKEGSWRYYEPTETTAALLETLDDLRGTHE
- a CDS encoding type II toxin-antitoxin system VapC family toxin: MFLGPKFLFAFFNPNDELHGASRALAEFARSGDLPYRQFIVNEHALDEAATRLKKRALLRYAELLFKAVDESGLFRFERVPDEAFEQGRDRFIEWDGNDASFTDFVISSHMEELGVDHIATYDRHYQLFDVVTIPHIDLG
- a CDS encoding HalOD1 output domain-containing protein gives rise to the protein MSDGTLLFEIVEALEKQGLGRNEYQLQRVIDVEALEQLVDSADPHTDLGIQFTDSEFRVLVTDSRVTVTRM